One candidate division KSB1 bacterium genomic window, TCATGATCGAAAATGAGCTTGAACTAACCTTAAGAAATACACATCAAGTTGATGGTCATCATATAGGAGCAGGAGAAATGAATATATTTATTAATACAAATGATCCTAATGAAGCTTTTGAACTTGCCAAAAACACATTATCTGAAAAAGACTTAGAAGTAATATCGGTAGCTTTTAGAGATATGGAGGGTGAGGTATATTCTGTAATATGGCCTGAGAATTACGATGGTGAATTTAGAATCAAATAGGTATAACAAATCACTTAAGTCGCATGGGCATTCGCCCATGCTGGGACCTCGCCGACGCTCGGCCCCTTAGTTCAGACGTTAGGCATCCCAAGAAAGAACGATGAAGAACATAAGTTACATTCTGAGCTGTAATTATTTATTCAATATTACTCGCGATATCTTACGGTTACTGATATGACAAACAACGAGCACAGACCCCCAGTATGGGTTGGTCACATTGAATTGGAAACAAATAAATTCGAACAGTCTGAAGAGTTTATGCGGCTAATTGGGATGAGGTCGATTTTTAAAGATGATGGTATCGCTGTACTTGAACTTCGAGGTGGAACCCATCTAGTTCTCATAGCAAAAGATAAACCAACTCCAGGAATTGCACCCTTTGATCTAATGGTTGATGATCTTGATGCAATACACCGAAAGTTTTCTGATTTAGGATTGACTCCTTCTCCTATTAATGAGGGCAAAATTCATAGTTCATTTGAAATTGAAGAGCCTGGGGGAAATACAATTACATTCAACTCCAGTCATGTTGGCGAGTTCCCGGTTTAATGGTTAACTTAAATTCTAAATTTCCACAAATGCCTAACCATCAATTTAAGGCGGACTCCGCTACGCTGCGCCGCTTAATTGGGCGTTAGGTTCCACACAAACACCCATCTATGCAGTTGTTTTTGGTTAATTGTAATGTGATAATCAATTTCACTAATATCGAAGGCAACATTAAGGAAACTAATAAATGAGTAACATTAGAGTAGCAATCATTGGTATCGGAAATTGTGCAAGCTCCCTGATTCAGGGAATTTATTACTATCGCAGCAAAACTTCGGATGAGGCTATCGGCATCATGCACTGGGACATTGGCGGTTATAAGCCTTTTGATATTGAAGTGGTTGCTGCATTTGATATAGACAAACGTAAAATTGGGCTGGATGTTAATAAAGCCATTTTTTCCAAACCCAACTGTACCACTGTATTCTGTGCGGATATTCCACAATCTGAGATAAAAGTACAGATGGGTAAAATTCTGGATGGTTTCTCGGATCATATGAAAAACTATCCTGACGACAACACCTTCCTGCTTGCAGATGAACAAGAACTCACAGCCGAAGAAATT contains:
- a CDS encoding ABC transporter, which translates into the protein MNYQLVIQFPLTNASADDFDRFLMIENELELTLRNTHQVDGHHIGAGEMNIFINTNDPNEAFELAKNTLSEKDLEVISVAFRDMEGEVYSVIWPENYDGEFRIK
- a CDS encoding glyoxalase/bleomycin resistance/dioxygenase family protein, whose product is MTNNEHRPPVWVGHIELETNKFEQSEEFMRLIGMRSIFKDDGIAVLELRGGTHLVLIAKDKPTPGIAPFDLMVDDLDAIHRKFSDLGLTPSPINEGKIHSSFEIEEPGGNTITFNSSHVGEFPV